The Prunus dulcis chromosome 5, ALMONDv2, whole genome shotgun sequence genomic sequence CACCACCAACTACGGtcaacattttttatttttttattttaaggatATCACTATTTTAGTTGTCATATTTTAGTTGTCATACTTTGACTGAGGGTACTAAAATCACTTTGAGTTTGACCAAAAGCTTTATTATTCtttctgaaaagaaaaaaaagaaggtactAATAGCCTTTCTTTTCCGTGACTTACAATTATGAAACCCTCGAAAGGTTGCCTACAAATTTTCGCGGTTCCAATTTTTCTGACCCGCTTGCTGCTCCGAAATTTGTCGGGAAGGTCAGATAATGACCCGAATgctcaaaaataaatttataaaatcagACCAAACTACTCTAATTTAATTGGGTCAGATGGGCGGGTTGGATTGACCCGGATTTTTGCCCACCCTACCTACAATATCTGTGTGGCTCTTGTTGAGTTTGgtctgttttttgttcttttcttatgGGCAGTGACAAACTCAGAcattcaattattattattattttactattttcgGATTTGGCAATATTTTCTTCAAGAACACAAGACGTATCAATTTTGACAACCACTACTTCCacccaagaagaagaaaagaaaggttgaccaatgaaaatatgaaaagtgATAAGTGTATTAGGATATAGGAGGGTTGGCTCAAAGTGGCTTGCTTTCGTCTTGTTGAGCATAAATGTCATATGAATGAGCCGCCAAAAAATGTTTTTGTCTTCATCTCACTAAATACGTCGTGTGCTATTACAAATCCACCCCTCAATTATCATATAAACTAATATTATTATGGCGATCACTGAGGCCCTTGACGGACCCAATTTTATATAGAATCCTTTTCACGACTTAAAACAGAAGCATCGTGCAGCAGCTATACCATTGGGTACGgcatttgaaaaattaaaattaaaattaagaacTTCAGGTCCTATATAAAACACACGCACTGCTATCTGTCTGTCTCTCCCTctatctctctcacacacactctTTCTTTGAAGCTAAGCAGAAAATGGGGACAGAAGACAACACACCACCATCTCTGAGCTCACCATTGATCGAAGTctgtgaagaagatgatgcaGTTAAGGAGATTGAAAAACACGAGGGAAGCCATGGAAGGGGTtttaagagaaatgaaatTGTTGAAGAAGTAAAGAAGCAGTTATGGCTAGCAGGGCCTCTTATATGTGTGAGTCTGTTACAGTACTCTGTACAGATAATAGCTGTTATGTTTGTAGGTCATCTTGGTGAATTGTCTCTCTCTGGTGCTTCCATGGCCCTTTCCTTCTCATCCGTCACCGGTTTCAGCTTGCTAGTAAGTTTGCTCTCCTCTCTCATTAATAAGGActatttgaattaatttagACTTATGTAATACAATATACATATTGGTTTTGGAGTTCCAAACTTTGGTTGGATTccttatattatattatgttgcACCACTTTCACCTTTATGGCACATCTACTTGCTTAGTTAGTAGATGCTATCACACGTGCAATCATACTCAATTCGATGGAATTGTTTGATCTTAAAGGGGATCTTCTATAATTTCGAATGTGAGGGGTTATTTCTTGGTTTCGTCCCGTCATTAATAACTTGATTATTTTTAGATAATAGTAGATAGAATTTTCTAAATTCAGTCACATTCTGTGGACTTTGCTTGCCTATCTTTCCAAATTTTCCaagaaatctcaaatttaTCCCGTTCCATTTGTGTTAAACATACAGCTTTTGGATGCCTCTAAGAATATCTGAAATGAAGAATCACTTTATATTAATTACAGAAGTTGATTCATTTGTGGGAAACATAACTAAATTTGTTGGCATAACATGTATATAATACCCCAGACCATCATATTAGCAGAGAAGACATGTTGatattttgaactttgcttCTTGTGTGGAAATATTGTACACTAAAGATTAGTCCATCATGAAACACCTTTTGGATCTTGACGGCTATGCTCTTTTTGGATCTTCATGGATAAATATTGGACACATTTACTGGTCTTTTTATGTACATTTTAGTTAACACCTTTGGATATGTTTTTCCATTGATTTGTCTCTACAATTTCTGGTCTGACTTTGTCCTCTTAATGCTTGCTTCAATTTATTTTGCCAAAACGAAGATGATGAGTCTGATTTCATATAATAACATAACTCTTCCAAGTTGCAACCTGGCGAACCGTTTCTAAGTTTCTAGTAATCattctgattttgattttttcaactCAAACAGATGggaatgtcaagtgcactggaTACATTATGTGGACAATGCTATGGTGCAAAGCAGTATCATATGATGGGCATACACATGCAGAGAGCCATGCTTGTTCTTTCAATTGTTTGCATACCCCTTGCTATCATTTCCGCAAACACAAGAATCATTCTAACAGCTCTTGGCCAAGATGCTGCCATAGCAGCACAAGCCGGACAATTTGCCCGTTTCCTGATCCCTTCCCTTTTTGCATATGGACTTCTTCAGTGCCTTGTGAGGTTCTTACAAACTCAAAACATTGTGTTCCCAATGATGCTGAGCTCTGCCATTACAGCTTTGCTGCACATCCCTCTCTGTTGGATTCTTGTGTTTACATCTGGACTTGGAAGCAGGGGAGCTGCCTTGGCAGTTTCAATCTCTTTTTGGATCAATGTGCTATTATTGGCACTTTATGTCAGGTTCTCTTCATTATGTTCCAAAACTTGGACAGGCTTCTCGAAGGAGgcatttcacaacattattcCATTTGTTAGACTCGCTATTCCTTCAGCTGTGATGGTCTGGTAATTTCgatttcttaattaatatttcaCAAGGTTGTCTACTTCTAAGATCAGTTATTTTAGTGTCTAAAAGATCCTAATGCAGTTGACCATGAATTTAAACAGCTTGGAAATGTGGTCCTTTGAACTGATTGTTCTTCTATCTGGTCTTCTTCCAAACCCAAAGTTGGAAACCTCAGTGCTTTCTATCAGGTTGGTTCCTAACTGTGATAATTTACTCTTGGATTTCTTCGACAGTTTCTGCAGTCTGGTTTGGGAAATATTCTGCACTTTTAATGTTGTTACTTATCAAATTTGTGTATTGCCAGCCTAAATACAGCGGCAATGGTTTGGATGATCCCATTTGGACTCAGTTCTGCTG encodes the following:
- the LOC117627020 gene encoding protein DETOXIFICATION 16-like, with the translated sequence MGTEDNTPPSLSSPLIEVCEEDDAVKEIEKHEGSHGRGFKRNEIVEEVKKQLWLAGPLICVSLLQYSVQIIAVMFVGHLGELSLSGASMALSFSSVTGFSLLMGMSSALDTLCGQCYGAKQYHMMGIHMQRAMLVLSIVCIPLAIISANTRIILTALGQDAAIAAQAGQFARFLIPSLFAYGLLQCLVRFLQTQNIVFPMMLSSAITALLHIPLCWILVFTSGLGSRGAALAVSISFWINVLLLALYVRFSSLCSKTWTGFSKEAFHNIIPFVRLAIPSAVMVCLEMWSFELIVLLSGLLPNPKLETSVLSISLNTAAMVWMIPFGLSSAVSTRVSNELGAGRPETARLAVCVVLVMAITVGLLVGSVLILIRNFWGYAYSNETQVVKYLATMMPILATSNFLDGLQCVLSGTARGCGWQKIGAYINLGSYYLVGIPLAIVFSFVIHIGGKGLWLGIICALIVQVLSLLTVTIRTNWEKEAKKATERVYDTTVPVDVVS